One segment of Clostridium ljungdahlii DSM 13528 DNA contains the following:
- the mreD gene encoding rod shape-determining protein MreD, which translates to MKKLLVLVLLSVLLFILDNSLMPFFAVKSFYPGLLIIFIICYSIVNGTWEGMWLGVFAGLLQDIYFSYGFGINSFTNMIVCVIAGIIGNSIFRKRRLIPVISCFLLVLFKGLLIMGILYSCGVYVNVKNVFFTGIYDMVLCIFMYKPIYNLCSKDYMEAKWKF; encoded by the coding sequence ATGAAAAAATTATTAGTATTAGTTCTATTATCAGTTCTGCTATTTATTTTGGATAATTCACTGATGCCTTTTTTTGCGGTGAAGAGTTTTTATCCAGGGTTACTTATAATATTTATAATTTGCTATTCCATTGTAAATGGAACGTGGGAAGGTATGTGGCTTGGAGTGTTTGCAGGATTACTACAGGATATATACTTTTCATATGGTTTTGGAATAAACTCGTTCACAAATATGATAGTATGTGTAATTGCAGGTATTATAGGAAATAGTATATTTAGAAAAAGAAGACTTATTCCTGTTATTTCTTGTTTTTTACTTGTTTTGTTTAAGGGTTTGTTAATAATGGGTATCCTATATTCATGTGGAGTGTATGTGAATGTAAAAAATGTATTTTTCACAGGAATTTACGATATGGTTTTGTGTATATTTATGTATAAACCAATATATAATCTTTGCAGTAAAGATTATATGGAAGCTAAATGGAAATTTTAA
- a CDS encoding penicillin-binding transpeptidase domain-containing protein, with product MKEKKHSNITRYTVLSVIMVAIFATIAGRLLFLQVVKGQEYKEQSNNKSLTEIQEPAPRGKILDKDGNILATSNQSYVLIYNQTDENDKTFFPTMSKVFKILDESGESQKDDFELKINPYRFEFRSDDEETRKNLEIKFKRDRGLNDEIEKKIKSKNKNISEDDLKSLVNKELLKITPEDTFKKLIAKYKISSAYSLEDQRRYMIIKDTLKMQSYSGYKPVTVASNIKKDTAFKFLQMSNELSGIDVDTQPIRYYPNNELGSSFIGYISKISSDYDKYKEKGYDVSSDYVGQAGIEGALEDRLKGSKGGKIVKLDKNGKIVQELGTKDPSPGETVQLTVDSKVQKAAEDSLDTTMAKLRANPYGQNRSDTTNATRGAAVAIDVNTGAIIAMASRPGYDPNMFAQPGMISQDLYQQYFNPDLGAFGKEYIEKRNITSNFPGETEDQVLNTLFPLDTSIKNNTTIRQDVYDIYPKPFYNYATQSLIPPGSTFKPMTAVAGLESGAINPGFCVDDEGQFDQGGKIVKFILDGRNGVVDLAAAIQKSSNPYFMTVGKLIRQALGDDGLAKYAWKFGLGVPVNSDVKASTGIEIPEKFGQVYNTVSNKNTYASTYLWQTMAYLRDGQDDKGHKLVSLNLYDNSSDSSKVKQIKNDIKTLIKNSVKDGKSAFDKAKYKELFSELVKEDPNNKKDISDEKMDDLIDVIYSITVSDANAQLKVPANIENAAIGQGLNQFTPVQMANYIATLVNGGTRYKVHLVDKYLNSNGGIIEQVKPEVIQKTGISPETIAAIKAGMGAVNEKGGTGSQVFGGFPISTGGKTGTASLGNQDQIGRTDYSEYVAFAPLDKPEIAVYAVIFDGGQGASGAAYVARDILSAYFTETGRITTSAPTSTSTQQNSN from the coding sequence TTGAAAGAGAAGAAGCATTCTAATATTACAAGATATACTGTACTATCAGTTATTATGGTAGCTATTTTTGCAACTATTGCAGGAAGACTTCTCTTTCTCCAAGTAGTAAAGGGGCAGGAATATAAAGAGCAGTCCAATAATAAATCTTTGACAGAAATACAAGAGCCAGCACCAAGAGGAAAAATTTTGGACAAGGATGGTAATATTTTAGCTACTAGTAACCAAAGTTATGTGCTCATATACAATCAAACGGATGAAAATGATAAGACTTTTTTTCCTACTATGAGTAAAGTATTTAAGATATTAGATGAAAGTGGGGAAAGTCAGAAGGATGACTTTGAACTTAAGATAAATCCTTATAGGTTTGAATTTAGAAGTGATGATGAAGAAACTAGAAAGAATCTTGAAATTAAGTTTAAAAGGGATAGAGGATTAAATGACGAAATAGAAAAGAAAATTAAAAGCAAAAATAAAAATATATCTGAAGATGATTTGAAGAGTTTAGTAAATAAAGAATTACTGAAAATAACTCCAGAGGATACTTTCAAAAAACTTATTGCCAAGTACAAAATAAGTAGTGCATATTCTTTGGAAGATCAGAGAAGATATATGATTATTAAGGATACTTTAAAAATGCAGAGTTATTCTGGGTATAAACCTGTAACAGTTGCAAGCAATATAAAGAAGGATACTGCCTTTAAATTTTTACAAATGTCAAATGAACTCTCGGGGATAGACGTGGATACCCAGCCTATAAGATATTATCCTAATAATGAACTAGGATCTAGTTTTATAGGATATATATCTAAAATATCTTCTGATTATGATAAATACAAGGAAAAAGGTTACGATGTAAGTAGTGATTATGTAGGTCAGGCAGGTATAGAAGGCGCACTTGAAGATAGATTGAAAGGATCAAAGGGAGGGAAAATAGTAAAACTAGATAAGAATGGCAAAATAGTTCAAGAATTAGGAACAAAAGACCCTTCCCCAGGTGAAACAGTTCAGCTCACAGTGGATTCCAAGGTTCAAAAAGCAGCAGAAGATTCACTGGATACTACTATGGCAAAACTCAGAGCTAATCCTTATGGGCAGAATAGATCTGACACTACCAATGCAACTAGAGGGGCAGCAGTAGCAATTGATGTGAATACGGGAGCAATAATTGCAATGGCAAGCAGGCCTGGATACGATCCAAATATGTTCGCACAACCTGGTATGATATCTCAAGATTTATATCAACAATATTTCAATCCAGATTTAGGAGCTTTTGGGAAGGAATATATAGAAAAGAGAAATATAACTTCAAACTTTCCAGGAGAGACAGAGGATCAGGTACTAAATACATTATTTCCACTTGATACAAGTATAAAAAATAATACTACTATAAGACAGGATGTTTATGACATATATCCAAAGCCGTTTTATAATTATGCTACTCAGTCTTTAATACCTCCGGGTTCTACATTCAAGCCAATGACTGCAGTTGCAGGCCTTGAAAGTGGAGCAATAAATCCAGGATTTTGTGTAGATGATGAAGGACAGTTTGATCAGGGTGGCAAGATTGTAAAGTTTATATTGGATGGTAGAAATGGAGTAGTGGATTTAGCTGCCGCCATACAGAAATCCAGTAACCCTTATTTTATGACTGTAGGTAAACTAATAAGACAGGCTTTAGGAGATGATGGATTAGCTAAGTATGCATGGAAGTTTGGACTTGGCGTTCCTGTAAATAGTGATGTAAAAGCATCAACTGGGATAGAGATTCCAGAAAAGTTTGGTCAGGTATACAATACAGTATCAAATAAAAATACCTATGCCAGTACTTATTTGTGGCAAACTATGGCTTATCTTAGAGATGGCCAGGATGATAAGGGACATAAGCTAGTTTCACTTAACCTATATGATAATAGCAGTGATTCAAGTAAGGTAAAGCAAATTAAAAATGATATCAAAACTTTGATAAAGAATTCTGTAAAAGATGGAAAGAGTGCTTTTGATAAAGCAAAATACAAAGAATTATTTTCTGAACTTGTAAAGGAAGATCCTAATAACAAGAAAGATATAAGTGATGAAAAGATGGATGATTTGATTGATGTCATATACAGTATAACTGTTTCAGATGCAAATGCTCAGTTAAAGGTACCGGCTAATATAGAAAATGCTGCTATAGGACAGGGACTTAACCAGTTTACTCCTGTTCAGATGGCAAATTATATTGCCACTCTTGTGAATGGAGGAACTAGATATAAAGTACATTTGGTAGATAAATATTTAAATTCTAACGGAGGAATTATTGAGCAGGTTAAACCGGAAGTCATACAGAAAACTGGAATTAGTCCTGAAACTATAGCTGCTATTAAAGCAGGAATGGGTGCAGTTAATGAGAAAGGTGGTACAGGGTCACAAGTATTTGGTGGATTTCCAATAAGTACAGGAGGAAAGACAGGTACTGCAAGTTTAGGAAATCAGGATCAAATAGGAAGAACCGACTACTCTGAATATGTTGCATTTGCGCCTCTTGATAAACCAGAAATAGCTGTATATGCAGTCATATTTGATGGTGGTCAGGGAGCAAGTGGTGCAGCTTATGTAGCAAGAGATATTCTTTCTGCATATTTTACTGAAACAGGCCGCATAACTACTAGTGCACCTACTAGTACATCTACTCAACAAAACAGTAATTAA